In the genome of Deinococcus deserti VCD115, one region contains:
- a CDS encoding phenylalanine--tRNA ligase subunit beta, with product MKLPYSWLKDLIPALPPVNELEPVFAQMGLPLEGIEEVAAPPEGVLLVAVTVAEPIDGTALTKLTLDVGPHGEKTIASGAPNAVGLRAGTMLALVTPGTTLGEMTYGVRQLQGVESWGMAASAKELELGESSAGLMLFPAGTAAPGTPMRDLWAADQVLDVEVTPNRADVLSALGLARDLAAFLKLDLREPPARPAATGEGEIRVSLPSRGLTLERDPSRKLRFGCDHFAARTVGALTNGPAPLWMQRRVTLSGMRAIDLIVDTSNYVMLELGQPTALYDRRDVQGDQILVSFGLRQGEIVRDLLGNEHTVGPEDLLILDGRERAIPSVAEAFTTAHEPQRGAGVLGIAGIMGGDHGHVRTDTHDVVIESAHFDPVLLRRTSTRLGLKTDAVYRYERGVDPLLAPRAADRVAGLLAEYGHGAAHPGVTLVGEPEVPGLIEATGEQIRTLLGMHVDTAEMRAILTRLGCRVEGEGDMLRVTPPSWRVDMSIWQDLAEEVARLHGFTALPETLPTLRVHESNIGAAAESAARTHLRRTLAGLGFQEVVTYTFTSDDEAAKARTETPGVRLRNPLSADRTGLRTALYPSLLKAAQAHPKGERALLFEIGHIFPGSGETERLGLLMRGPFAASTHQPGVAGSFGVFKGLVESLAATLGDSFELRQLRGEAVPGALHPGVAGEILWNGQAAGWLGALHPEIAQEFSLKGDTFVLEAALPLPGRTWAFRDPSRAPAAWRDLAVIAPQSVSYGEIAGLLKQAAGELLESVEPFDVYVGAPIPEGQRSIAVRLVFRGARTLTDEEVDPVMTRLMETVRAQSWSIREK from the coding sequence ATGAAACTTCCTTATTCCTGGCTGAAAGACCTGATTCCTGCCCTACCCCCTGTGAACGAGCTGGAGCCGGTGTTCGCGCAGATGGGCCTGCCGCTTGAAGGCATTGAAGAGGTCGCTGCTCCCCCCGAAGGCGTGTTGCTGGTGGCCGTGACGGTCGCCGAGCCCATTGATGGCACCGCCCTGACCAAACTGACACTGGACGTGGGCCCTCACGGCGAGAAGACCATTGCCAGCGGCGCTCCAAATGCCGTAGGCCTGAGGGCCGGGACCATGCTTGCGCTGGTCACGCCCGGCACCACCCTGGGCGAGATGACCTACGGCGTGCGGCAGCTGCAGGGCGTGGAGTCCTGGGGCATGGCCGCCAGCGCCAAAGAACTCGAGCTGGGCGAAAGCAGCGCCGGACTGATGCTGTTCCCGGCGGGAACGGCCGCACCCGGCACGCCCATGCGCGACCTGTGGGCCGCCGACCAGGTGCTGGATGTCGAGGTCACTCCCAACCGCGCCGACGTGCTCAGCGCCCTGGGGCTGGCCCGCGACCTGGCCGCCTTCCTGAAGCTGGATCTGCGTGAGCCGCCCGCCCGACCAGCAGCCACTGGGGAAGGGGAGATCCGGGTATCGCTGCCCTCGCGTGGCCTGACCCTGGAGAGGGATCCCTCCCGCAAGCTGCGTTTCGGCTGTGACCACTTCGCGGCCCGCACGGTGGGTGCGCTGACCAACGGTCCGGCACCCCTGTGGATGCAGCGCCGCGTGACCCTGTCGGGGATGCGGGCCATCGACCTGATCGTGGACACCAGCAACTACGTGATGCTGGAACTCGGGCAACCAACCGCGCTGTATGACCGCCGAGACGTGCAGGGCGACCAGATCCTGGTGTCGTTCGGCCTGCGACAGGGCGAAATCGTGCGTGACCTGCTGGGCAACGAGCACACCGTAGGCCCCGAGGACCTGCTGATTCTGGATGGCCGCGAGCGTGCCATTCCCAGCGTGGCGGAGGCCTTCACGACCGCCCATGAGCCGCAGCGCGGCGCCGGCGTGCTGGGCATTGCCGGCATCATGGGCGGCGACCATGGCCACGTGCGGACCGATACCCACGACGTGGTGATCGAGTCCGCGCATTTCGACCCGGTCCTGCTGCGCCGCACCAGTACCCGCCTGGGCCTCAAGACCGACGCCGTGTACCGCTACGAGCGTGGCGTGGACCCCCTGCTGGCTCCCCGCGCTGCTGACCGGGTCGCGGGCCTGCTGGCCGAGTATGGCCACGGCGCAGCCCACCCCGGCGTGACCCTGGTCGGGGAGCCGGAGGTACCTGGCCTGATCGAGGCGACCGGCGAGCAGATCCGCACGCTGCTGGGCATGCATGTCGACACTGCCGAGATGCGCGCCATCCTGACCCGCCTGGGCTGCCGTGTGGAGGGCGAAGGCGACATGCTGCGCGTCACGCCGCCCTCCTGGCGGGTGGACATGAGCATCTGGCAGGATCTGGCCGAGGAAGTCGCCCGGCTGCACGGCTTTACCGCCCTGCCCGAAACCCTGCCCACGCTGCGCGTGCACGAAAGCAATATCGGAGCTGCGGCCGAAAGTGCGGCGCGTACTCACCTGCGCCGGACCCTGGCAGGACTGGGCTTCCAGGAAGTCGTGACATATACCTTCACCAGCGACGACGAGGCTGCCAAGGCCCGCACCGAAACGCCGGGTGTGCGTCTGCGCAACCCACTGAGTGCCGACCGCACCGGCCTGCGCACGGCGCTGTATCCCAGTCTCCTGAAAGCCGCCCAGGCGCATCCCAAGGGCGAGCGGGCGCTGCTGTTCGAGATCGGTCATATCTTCCCCGGCTCCGGTGAGACCGAACGCCTGGGCCTGCTGATGCGTGGCCCCTTTGCCGCCAGCACGCACCAGCCGGGAGTGGCCGGGAGCTTCGGCGTCTTCAAGGGGCTGGTCGAGAGCCTCGCGGCCACGCTGGGGGACAGCTTCGAACTGCGTCAGTTGCGCGGCGAGGCGGTGCCGGGTGCGCTGCATCCTGGGGTTGCCGGCGAGATCCTCTGGAACGGGCAGGCCGCGGGCTGGCTGGGGGCGCTGCATCCCGAGATTGCGCAGGAATTCAGCCTGAAGGGCGACACCTTCGTGCTGGAGGCGGCGCTGCCTCTGCCGGGCCGGACCTGGGCCTTCCGTGATCCCAGCCGCGCACCGGCCGCGTGGCGGGATCTGGCGGTCATCGCGCCGCAGAGTGTCAGTTACGGGGAGATTGCCGGGCTGCTCAAGCAGGCTGCAGGTGAGCTGCTCGAAAGCGTCGAGCCCTTCGACGTCTACGTGGGGGCGCCTATCCCCGAGGGCCAGCGGTCCATCGCGGTGCGACTGGTGTTCCGCGGGGCCCGAACGCTGACCGACGAAGAAGTCGACCCGGTCATGACCCGCCTGATGGAGACAGTTCGCGCACAGAGCTGGAGTATTCGCGAGAAGTAA
- a CDS encoding NUDIX domain-containing protein: protein MRARAAGILLNAQREVLLMRRCKEGRISATLPGSGIEEGETPAQACVRELLEGVNLVVDVHEEVLTPENQDNREHGFGGAWRNGPQGVRHSEENWYNPEWVSVDDLDAVSLVPAELRPLIRTLLETA, encoded by the coding sequence GTGAGAGCCCGCGCTGCCGGCATTCTGTTGAATGCTCAGCGGGAAGTCCTGCTGATGCGCCGATGCAAGGAAGGCCGCATCTCCGCCACCTTGCCCGGGAGCGGCATTGAAGAAGGCGAAACGCCCGCCCAGGCCTGCGTCCGTGAGCTGCTGGAAGGGGTCAATCTCGTGGTAGACGTGCACGAGGAAGTGCTGACCCCGGAAAATCAGGACAACCGTGAACACGGCTTCGGCGGAGCCTGGCGCAACGGCCCCCAGGGCGTGCGCCACAGCGAAGAGAACTGGTACAACCCCGAGTGGGTGAGCGTAGATGACCTGGACGCGGTGAGCCTCGTGCCCGCCGAACTGCGCCCCCTGATCCGCACACTGCTGGAGACTGCATGA
- the pheS gene encoding phenylalanine--tRNA ligase subunit alpha, giving the protein MQQQAISEIQAAETLDALQAVKTKYVGKSGLVTRELGSLGKLPPEERKARGAEINTVRQAIDAALTEREGVLKRAALDARLASEAIDVTLPGLPLPAGGLHPINRVYEDLTGIYERMGYAVIEGPEVEDEHHNFEALNVPWYHPARDLQDTFWLEDGRLLRTHTSPMQIRYMVDHEPPLKIVVRGKVYRYEATDATHEAMFHQLEGLVVGDGISMADLKGTIAEMARGLYGPSAKVRFQPSYYPFVEPGADFAVWWDNPRGESKWLELGGCGMVHPNVFRAVDDLREAQGKPRIYEGKTGFAFGLGPERIAMLKYGIPDIRYFYANDPRVIGQFRGELG; this is encoded by the coding sequence ATGCAGCAGCAAGCCATCAGCGAAATTCAGGCGGCGGAGACACTCGACGCCCTTCAGGCGGTCAAGACGAAGTATGTCGGCAAAAGCGGGCTGGTCACCAGGGAACTGGGCAGTCTGGGCAAGCTGCCCCCCGAGGAGCGCAAGGCCCGTGGCGCCGAGATCAACACCGTGCGGCAGGCCATTGATGCTGCGCTGACGGAGCGGGAAGGCGTGCTGAAACGTGCCGCCCTGGACGCCAGACTTGCCAGCGAGGCCATTGACGTCACCCTGCCGGGCCTCCCCCTGCCTGCTGGCGGCCTGCACCCGATCAACCGGGTCTATGAGGACCTGACCGGGATCTACGAACGCATGGGCTACGCAGTGATCGAGGGCCCCGAGGTCGAGGATGAGCACCACAACTTCGAGGCGCTCAACGTGCCGTGGTACCACCCCGCCCGCGACCTGCAGGACACCTTCTGGCTGGAAGACGGGCGTCTGCTGCGCACCCATACCTCACCGATGCAGATCCGCTACATGGTCGATCATGAGCCGCCGCTGAAAATTGTCGTGCGCGGCAAGGTCTACCGCTACGAGGCCACCGACGCCACCCACGAGGCGATGTTTCATCAGCTCGAAGGCCTGGTGGTGGGCGACGGTATCAGCATGGCCGACCTCAAAGGCACCATTGCCGAGATGGCACGCGGCCTGTACGGCCCATCGGCCAAAGTGCGTTTCCAGCCCAGCTATTACCCCTTCGTGGAGCCGGGGGCTGACTTTGCGGTGTGGTGGGACAACCCCCGTGGTGAAAGCAAGTGGCTGGAACTGGGCGGCTGCGGCATGGTGCACCCCAACGTATTCAGGGCGGTGGACGATCTGCGTGAAGCGCAGGGCAAGCCGCGGATCTACGAGGGCAAGACCGGCTTCGCTTTTGGCTTGGGCCCGGAACGTATTGCCATGCTCAAGTACGGCATTCCTGACATCCGTTACTTCTACGCCAACGACCCACGCGTGATCGGGCAGTTCCGGGGAGAGCTTGGGTGA
- a CDS encoding ABC transporter: protein MSFPVLIRRSCVLLASVSLLATACGQPPTDQVVLQAQALAGEPVINELFYDSAGTDAGTFIELRGPAGKSLSGYTLAAYDAAGTQYRTITLSGSIPDSGYFVVAQDTTVPNRTLVNAGADLYNGSASLRLLKSSTVIDAVAYGTPSTSRGEGSPAPTTGAGSALARVPDGSDTNANNVDFRVQGSTPGLNNGGNTAITKKVLFDLTKAEDAGKADWRIDGAYSDYASALRGLGYTVGTLTGTAITSAALSGASVLVLPEPQNPLSDTERAAIQGFVQNGGGVFLITDHRVSDRNNNGWDSPEVFNGWDGSSPASVSTSLQASLNSDILFGLGASFNSSFSDPVYTATPLTTHPILNGVSSAGVYVGTSVDVLKGTALMGTGGRTYLGVNTVGAGRVAMWGDSSTFGDNTYSDGTTGSYNNWPNLSNATLGKNVVRWLAGDL, encoded by the coding sequence ATGTCCTTTCCTGTCCTGATTCGTCGCAGCTGTGTGCTGCTTGCGTCCGTATCTCTGCTGGCCACCGCCTGTGGTCAGCCTCCCACTGATCAGGTGGTCTTACAGGCTCAGGCCCTGGCCGGTGAACCGGTCATCAACGAGCTGTTCTATGACTCGGCCGGGACTGACGCCGGCACCTTTATTGAGCTGCGCGGCCCGGCCGGCAAGAGCCTCAGCGGCTACACCCTGGCGGCCTATGACGCGGCTGGCACCCAGTACCGCACCATCACGCTGTCAGGAAGCATTCCTGACAGCGGGTATTTCGTGGTGGCCCAGGACACGACCGTGCCCAACCGCACGCTGGTCAACGCTGGCGCAGACCTCTACAACGGCAGCGCCAGTCTGCGTCTGCTGAAAAGCTCGACCGTCATTGATGCTGTGGCCTACGGCACCCCCAGCACCAGCCGTGGCGAGGGCAGCCCCGCCCCGACCACGGGTGCAGGCAGTGCGCTGGCCCGCGTACCCGACGGTTCCGACACGAACGCAAACAATGTGGACTTCAGGGTTCAGGGGAGTACACCCGGACTGAACAACGGGGGGAACACCGCCATCACCAAGAAAGTGCTGTTCGACCTGACCAAGGCTGAGGATGCCGGTAAGGCCGACTGGCGCATCGACGGGGCCTACAGCGATTACGCTTCGGCGCTGCGCGGCCTGGGCTATACGGTGGGCACCCTGACCGGCACGGCCATCACCTCGGCTGCGCTGTCAGGCGCGTCGGTGCTGGTGCTTCCCGAGCCGCAGAACCCCCTGAGCGACACTGAGCGCGCGGCCATCCAGGGTTTCGTCCAGAACGGCGGCGGAGTGTTCCTGATCACGGATCACCGGGTCAGCGACCGCAACAACAACGGCTGGGACAGCCCCGAAGTCTTCAATGGCTGGGATGGAAGCAGCCCCGCCAGCGTCAGCACCAGCCTGCAGGCCAGCCTGAACAGTGACATTCTTTTTGGACTGGGGGCGTCGTTCAACTCCAGCTTCAGTGATCCGGTATACACAGCGACGCCGCTGACCACCCACCCGATCCTGAACGGGGTTAGTAGTGCGGGCGTCTATGTAGGTACCAGCGTGGATGTCCTGAAGGGCACTGCCCTGATGGGAACGGGAGGCAGAACCTACCTGGGCGTAAACACCGTGGGCGCGGGCCGGGTGGCCATGTGGGGTGACAGCAGCACTTTTGGGGACAACACTTACTCGGACGGCACCACCGGCAGCTACAACAACTGGCCCAACCTGAGTAATGCCACGTTGGGCAAGAACGTGGTGCGCTGGCTGGCCGGAGATCTGTAA
- the glyA gene encoding serine hydroxymethyltransferase — MTTAESPATRDTAIFDLIRQEAERQRSGLELIASENFTSAAVREAQGSVLTNKYAEGYPGKRWYGGCEIVDQVEQLAIDRVKELFGAAWANVQPHSGSSANLAVYNALIEPGDTVLGMDLSHGGHLTHGNPVNFSGLRYKIVGYQVNPETELIDMNVVRRLAHEHRPKMIIAGASAYSRSIDFAAFREIADEVGAILFADIAHIAGLIAAGEHPNALPHAHVVASTTHKTLRGPRGGIILSNDLELGAKIDRAVFPGYQGGPLEHVIAAKAVAFGEALRPEFKDYARQVIRNAQALAIAFQQRGYRVVSGGTDNHLLVLDLRAQGLNGTKATKRLDANHITISKSTLPYDTEKILHGGGIRLGTPAVTTRGMTEEHMQVIADLIDRALKGEDVQAEVHDFAGRFPLP; from the coding sequence ATGACGACTGCCGAATCCCCCGCCACGCGCGACACGGCCATTTTCGACCTGATCCGCCAGGAAGCCGAGCGACAGCGCTCAGGGCTGGAACTGATCGCCTCGGAGAACTTCACCAGCGCCGCGGTGCGCGAGGCGCAGGGCAGCGTACTGACCAACAAGTACGCCGAGGGCTACCCCGGCAAGCGCTGGTACGGCGGCTGCGAGATCGTAGATCAGGTGGAGCAGCTGGCCATCGACCGCGTCAAGGAACTGTTCGGGGCAGCCTGGGCGAATGTGCAGCCGCACTCGGGCTCCAGTGCGAACCTCGCGGTGTACAACGCCCTGATTGAGCCCGGCGACACGGTGCTGGGCATGGACCTCTCGCACGGCGGGCACCTGACGCACGGCAACCCGGTGAACTTCTCGGGGCTGCGCTACAAGATCGTCGGCTATCAGGTCAACCCCGAAACCGAACTGATCGACATGAACGTGGTCCGGCGGCTGGCGCACGAGCACCGTCCCAAGATGATTATCGCCGGGGCCAGCGCCTATTCGCGCAGCATCGACTTTGCGGCCTTCCGTGAAATTGCCGATGAGGTCGGTGCGATCCTGTTTGCAGACATCGCGCATATCGCCGGCCTGATTGCCGCTGGCGAGCACCCCAACGCCCTGCCGCACGCCCATGTGGTGGCCAGCACCACCCACAAGACGCTGCGCGGGCCACGCGGCGGGATTATCCTGAGCAACGACCTCGAACTGGGGGCCAAAATTGACCGCGCCGTCTTTCCCGGTTATCAGGGCGGTCCCCTGGAGCACGTGATTGCTGCCAAGGCCGTGGCCTTTGGCGAGGCGCTGCGCCCCGAGTTCAAGGACTATGCCCGGCAGGTCATCCGCAACGCCCAGGCCCTGGCCATCGCCTTTCAGCAGCGGGGCTACCGCGTGGTCTCGGGCGGCACCGACAATCACCTGCTGGTGCTGGACCTGCGGGCTCAGGGCCTGAACGGCACCAAGGCCACCAAACGCCTGGACGCCAATCACATCACCATTTCCAAATCCACCCTGCCCTACGACACCGAGAAGATCCTGCACGGCGGCGGCATTCGCCTGGGCACCCCAGCGGTAACCACCCGCGGCATGACCGAGGAGCATATGCAGGTCATCGCCGACCTGATTGACCGTGCGCTGAAGGGCGAGGACGTGCAGGCTGAGGTGCATGACTTCGCAGGCCGCTTCCCCCTGCCCTGA
- a CDS encoding glutamate synthase subunit beta, whose product MSKITGFLDQPRVKETYAPVEARLQHYHEFLLPLAAGPARLQASRCMDCGIPFCNNGCPVNNIIPDFNNLVYQDDWKAALDNLHSTNNFPEFTGRICPAPCEAACTLNINGDPVGIKSLELSIIERGWQEGWVTPLPPKTKTGRKVAVVGAGPAGMAAAQQLARAGHDVTVFEKNDRVGGLLRYGIPDFKMDKVHIDRRVAQMEAEGVTFRTGVLVGTMPEGSRVTNLAKETISPEQLRAEFDAVLLSGGAEQPRDLPVPGRELDGVHFAMEFLPQQNRVVAGDKLKKQLRADGKHVVVIGGGDTGSDCVGTSNRHGAKSVTQFEVMPQPPEQENKPLVWPYWPLKLRTSTSHEEGGVREFAIATKEFIGKGGKVTGVKTVRVELEGGQLREVEGSEEIHPADLVLLAMGFVSPVGTILEAFGVERDTRGNAHATTDEQGGYATSLEGVFAAGDMRRGQSLVVWAIREGRQAARAIDEYLMGESLLPR is encoded by the coding sequence ATGAGCAAAATCACCGGATTTCTGGACCAGCCGCGCGTCAAGGAAACCTACGCGCCGGTCGAGGCCCGACTCCAGCACTACCACGAGTTTCTGCTGCCCCTGGCAGCGGGTCCGGCCCGCTTGCAGGCCAGCCGCTGCATGGACTGCGGCATTCCCTTCTGCAACAACGGCTGCCCGGTCAACAACATCATTCCCGACTTCAACAACCTGGTGTACCAGGACGACTGGAAAGCGGCGCTGGACAACCTGCACAGCACCAATAACTTTCCTGAGTTCACCGGTCGCATCTGCCCCGCGCCCTGCGAGGCCGCCTGCACCCTGAACATCAATGGCGATCCGGTAGGCATCAAGTCACTGGAACTGTCCATCATCGAGCGCGGCTGGCAGGAAGGCTGGGTCACGCCCCTGCCGCCCAAGACCAAAACCGGACGCAAGGTTGCCGTGGTGGGCGCCGGACCTGCCGGAATGGCCGCCGCCCAGCAGCTGGCCCGCGCCGGTCATGACGTGACGGTGTTCGAGAAGAACGACCGCGTGGGCGGCCTGCTGCGCTACGGCATTCCGGACTTCAAGATGGACAAGGTTCACATCGACCGCCGCGTGGCGCAGATGGAAGCTGAGGGTGTGACCTTCCGGACCGGCGTGCTGGTGGGCACCATGCCCGAAGGCAGCCGGGTGACCAACCTGGCCAAGGAGACCATCAGCCCTGAGCAGTTGCGCGCCGAGTTCGACGCCGTGCTGCTTTCGGGCGGCGCCGAGCAGCCACGCGACCTGCCGGTGCCAGGCCGGGAGCTCGACGGCGTGCACTTTGCCATGGAGTTCCTGCCGCAGCAGAACCGCGTCGTGGCAGGCGACAAGCTCAAAAAGCAGCTGCGCGCCGACGGCAAGCATGTGGTTGTGATCGGCGGTGGGGACACCGGCAGCGACTGCGTGGGCACCAGCAACCGTCACGGCGCCAAATCGGTCACCCAGTTTGAGGTCATGCCTCAGCCCCCCGAGCAGGAGAACAAGCCTCTGGTGTGGCCTTACTGGCCGCTGAAGCTGCGCACCAGCACCAGCCATGAGGAAGGTGGCGTGCGCGAGTTCGCCATTGCCACCAAGGAGTTTATCGGCAAGGGCGGCAAGGTGACGGGCGTCAAGACCGTGCGGGTAGAGCTCGAAGGCGGCCAGCTGCGTGAAGTTGAAGGCAGCGAGGAGATTCATCCGGCTGATCTGGTGCTGCTGGCCATGGGGTTTGTCAGCCCGGTAGGCACCATCCTGGAAGCCTTCGGGGTCGAGCGTGACACCCGTGGCAACGCCCACGCCACCACTGACGAGCAGGGCGGCTACGCCACCAGCCTGGAAGGTGTCTTTGCCGCTGGTGACATGCGCCGCGGCCAGAGCCTGGTGGTCTGGGCCATCCGTGAGGGCCGTCAGGCGGCGCGCGCCATCGACGAGTACCTGATGGGCGAGAGCCTCCTGCCACGCTAA